From the genome of Plectropomus leopardus isolate mb chromosome 13, YSFRI_Pleo_2.0, whole genome shotgun sequence, one region includes:
- the LOC121952641 gene encoding SR-related and CTD-associated factor 4-like, producing MDAVNAFNHELFSLMDSKPPISRAKMISITKSAIKAMKLYKHVVQIVEKFIKKCKPEYKVAGLYVVDSIVRQSRHQFGSDKDVFGPRFTKNITGTFENLCLCPVEDRSKIVRVLNLWQKNGVFKIEVIQPLLDMAAGSSSAAAPYTGSDDPGSSPPPAKEPVTAVTANSTMTPAAQLQNSDAFAAVAQLFQSTQGQQLQQMLQNFQQQPVKPDTNTPPPVPTVQTQAPNVTTGQGMVTPQPPLPTQAAQQKTAFDKKLLDRFDYDDEPEVGEETKKDEMSSQASFMQQPPAFPQHMEHFKPSMLNMFQDLSQQAPLPPNGQPQAYGLPPGQSFPVMMPHMGHALPGQTLPGSTGPPSFPGVFPPQNTAQQQQDLSVDVDRSSMRDGRHGRRSNSGSRSPKRRRSRSNSRTRRSRHRRSRSRSRDRRHHSPRSRSQERREREKERERRQKGLPPPKSETLSICSTTLWVGQLDKRTQQQDVACLLEEFGQIESINMIPPRGCAYIVMIHRQDAFRALQKLSRGSHKVNQKTIKIAWALNKGIKSEFKQYWDVEMGVTFIPWSKIRETQLEELKEGGILDPDTLSPEWSGARKTLGLLEELTHNGRSEPQQPEEPQVIPVAAAAAPPAQVPPMQQPMVGVGSLQPPVFPGPIGLPPPSFPPGVPPPPFIRPGFNPMQLPPGFPPPGAMPLGPPPPSKGGVEDPPLDPVGLGNRKHDEVPEGPNIFNNQIGPLGNPVGGPPGSLPSGPPGNIPPPSAGLLGARPGIIPLQRPPGPPPPHIRFPPPHGPRPPHSSLPPMPPQMIPRGPHPQIMHHDTPPPKGGFGMLPPHNIRAPFPPHGPPPQGPPPPFIRPGGPRALDGPEEMDSRPFRGDRPGFRDREPERDRDWDRDRDRDRERDRGFGGGRRPFGDGGRGGSGDRMDGRDRLGGWQEEGGDHRGGGWERDRDRDRDRDRDRDRRDWRERRNSLDSDRERGRGDDGERDRGRGEGGGRGRVEGGSQNRGRGAEGKEGDKPRRERRERTTRWDRDDRLAELEKMDIFRTSNTTEQPRVTPAVTTETSKEPSAEASEKKAESELLSPSPGVTAAAGEPKPSEPSPSAQSEPTEAKQEAAS from the exons ATGGACGCCGTCAACGCCTTTAACCACGAG TTATTCTCGTTGATGGACTCCAAGCCCCCAATCTCAAGGGCTAAGATGATCTCCATCACCAAGTCAGCCATCAAAGCTATGAAA ctCTACAAACACGTGGTCCAGATTGTGGAAAAATTTATCAAAAAG TGTAAGCCTGAGTACAAGGTAGCGGGCTTGTATGTGGTGGATTCCATTGTTAGGCAGTCTAGACACCAGTTCGGATCAGACAAGGACGTGTTTGGCCCAAGGTTCACCAAAAACATTACAGGAACCTTTGAGAACCTTTGCCTTTGCCCAGTAGAGGACAGG AGTAAGATCGTGCGGGTGTTGAACCTGTGGCAGAAGAATGGGGTGTTCAAGATTGAGGTTATTCAGCCGCTCCTGGACATGGCAGCTGGCTCGAGCAGTGCTGCTGCACCCTACACAGGATCAGATGACCCAG GTTCTTCCCCACCTCCAGCCAAAGAGCCGGTTACTGCAGTAACGGCAAACTCCACCATGACACCGGCTGCTCAGCTGCAAAACTCTGATGCCTTTGCTGCTGTGGCGCAGCTCTTCCAGTCCACGCAGggtcagcag CTTCAGCAGATGCTCCAGAACTTTCAGCAGCAGCCAGTGAAGCCTGACACCAACACTCCGCCTCCTGTCCCTACCGTTCAAACACAGGCCCCGAATGTCACCACTGGCCAGGGCATGGTCACCCCGCAGCCACCTCTGCCCACCCAAGCTGCTCAGCAGAAGACAGCATTTGACAAG aAGTTGCTGGACCGGTTCGACTATGATGATGAACCAGAGGTtggagaagaaacaaaaaaggatgaaaTGTCATCACAAGCCTCTTT TATGCAGCAGCCTCCAGCCTTCCCACAGCACATGGAGCACTTTAAACCATCGATGCTTAACATGTTTCAAGACCTCTCACAACAG GCTCCTCTGCCTCCGAATGGACAGCCTCAGGCTTATGGTTTACCTCCAGGACAAAGCTTCCCAGTTATGATGCCTCATATGGGGCATGCTTTGCCAGGCCAGACGCTCCCTGGTTCTACTGGCCCACCAAGCTTCCCAGGAGTATTTCCTCCCCAAAATACCGCCCAGCAACAACAG GATTTGTCTGTGGATGTGGACCGATCGTCTATGAGAGATGGCAGACACGGTCGACGGTCGAACTCAGGCTCCAG gTCTCCAAAGCGGAGGAGGTCACGGTCTAATTCCCGTACACGACGATCCAGGCACAGGCGGTCGCGCTCTCGCTCCAGAGACCGTCGTCACCATTCCCCACGCTCGCGCTCGCAGGAgcgcagggagagagagaaggagagagagcgaCGGCAGAAAGGCCTCCCACCACCCAAGAGCGAGACACTAAGCA TTTGCAGTACAACTCTGTGGGTGGGCCAGCTGGACAAGAGAACACAACAGCAAGATGTTGCCTGTTTACTGGAGGAGTTTGGGCAGATAGAGTCCATCAAT ATGATTCCTCCGCGGGGCTGTGCCTATATCGTCATGATACATAGGCAAGATGCTTTCAGGGCTCTGCAGAAGCTTAGTAGAGGATCTCACAAAGTGAACCAGAAAACTATCAAG ATTGCTTGGGCTTTGAACAAAGGCATAAAGTCTGAGTTTAAACAGTACTGGGATGTGGAGATGGGTGTCACCTTTATACCATGGTCTAAAATCAGAGAGACCCAGTTGGAGGAGCTAAAAGAAGGAGGAATATTGGATCCAGACACCTTATCACCAG aGTGGAGTGGAGCGAGGAAGACTCTTGGCCTCCTGGAGGAACTCACCCACAACGGCCGTTCTGAGCCCCAGCAGCCTGAGGAACCACAAGTAATACCTGTGGCTGCcgcagctgctcctcctgcacAG GTTCCTCCAATGCAGCAGCCAATGGTTGGTGTGGGTTCTCTCCAGCCTCCTGTTTTTCCTGGTCCCATAGGCCTGCCTCCACCTTCCTTCCCTCCAGGcgtcccccctcctccttttaTCAGACCTGGCTTCAACCCTATGCAGCTTCCTCCAG GTTTTCCTCCCCCAGGTGCGATGCCCCTGGGTCCCCCACCTCCCTCCAAAGGTGGAGTTGAAGACCCGCCTCTGGATCCAGTGGGTCTTGGCAACAGGAAACATGACGAGGTCCCGGAAGGTCCCAACATTTTCAACAACCAGATAGGACCTTTGG GTAACCCAGTAGGTGGACCTCCAGGTTCTCTCCCAAGTGGTCCTCCAGGAAACATCCCACCCCCGTCTGCTGGTTTGCTTGGCGCGCGGCCCGGTATAATCCCGCTCCAGCGTCCTCCGGGTCCCCCACCACCACACATACGTTTCCCTCCACCCCACGGGCCAAGACCTCCTCACTCCAGCTTGCCTCCTATGCCCCCACAGATGATACCCAGAGGGCCACACCCTCAAATAATGCATCATGACACTCCTCCACCTAAAGGGGGCTTTGGGATGCTCCCTCCCCACAATATAAGGGCTCCTTTCCCTCCACATGGCCCACCTCCTCaaggtcctcctcctccttttatCAGACCAGGGGGACCACGCGCCCTGGATGGGCCAGAAGAAATGGACAGCAGACCATTCAGGGGAGACAGGCCTGGGTTTAGGGACCGAGAGCCAGAGAGGGACAGGGACTGGGATcgagacagggacagggacagagagagggacagaggcTTTGGAGGTGGAAGGCGTCCATTTggtgatggagggaggggaggaagtGGTGATAGAATGGATGGAAGGGACCGGCTCGGAGGCTGGCAGGAAGAAGGAGGAGATCACCGGGGAGGAGgatgggagagagacagagatcgGGATAGAGACCGCGAtcgagacagagacagacgggaCTGGAGGGAGAGGCGAAACAGCCTGGATAGCGACAGGGAGCGAGGGAGGGGAGATGATGGGGAGAGGGAtcgagggaggggagagggaggagggagagggagggtaGAAGGTGGGAGTcaaaacagaggcagaggagcTGAAGGAAAAGAAGGGGACAAGCCAAGGAGAGAACGCCGAGAGAGGACCACGCGGTGGGACAGGGACGATCGATTGGCCGAACTGGAAAAAATGGACATATTTCGGACCTCTAACACCACAGAGCAACCCCGGGTGACCCCTGCGGTTACCACGGAAACCAGTAAAGAACCAAGTGCGGAAGCTTCTGAAAAGAAGGCAGAATCTGAACTTTTATCTCCGTCCCCAGGGGtaactgctgctgcaggagagcCGAAGCCCTCCGAGCCCTCACCTTCAGCTCAAAGTGAGCCCACAGAAGcaaaacaggaagcagcatCATAG
- the hunk gene encoding hormonally up-regulated neu tumor-associated kinase homolog A, producing the protein MPVADSDMVVDNSHGLYEGKTPNSAGNDSILPASCSPAADILKNFYHTKRVGNYLIGRKLGEGSFAKVREGLHALTGEKVAVKVIDKRKAKKDSYVTKNLRREGHIQQMIRHPNITQLLDILETENSYYLVMELCPGGNLMNRIYDKKRLDERETQKYIRQLVLAVEHLHRAGVVHRDLKIENLLLDEQDNIKLIDFGLSNCAGILGYSDPFSTQCGSPAYAAPELLSRKKYGPKVDVWSIGVNMYAMLTGTLPFTVEPFSLRALHQKMVDKEMNPLPPSLSTAAICLLKKLLEPDPNKRPNIHQVMADSWLQLANKNTGAPYLNRIHIEEINHTVLLHMTEKMSYKHSEVLSAVLTNRACHTLAVYFLLNKKMKRLSKEYREMQFQEKKKGEKQKSEYFQTQWRKHVDKLTIPPKQTPVYLAVAKGPSKEKKHRTGLLRAITGGHRNSPLAPPGTVASSSMEYLEIQPLFSNTPQQRRRLATLPQVNTSPEHNIPAPPAPSPIGMHSFGSLSKAEQIEDTPASPWYKLTNGTLSPPRHVSAFQPDSSYLKKATIPSPPVLIVNPQPKKSISSDWGGSSDTSGSPPSTIGSPPGSSAFSPPKSAFSPLNPTSAFSPPSNSGSNDPDSPTHRSKFPSMGIGQILKKKVQLQPFSFRPEQVVEEVVSPPPYPMQTLLCASGALKTLC; encoded by the exons ATGCCAGTTGCAGACAGCGACATGGTAGTAGACAACAGTCACGGGTTATATGAGGGTAAAACCCCAAATAGTGCCGGCAATGACAGCATCCTCCCGGCTTCGTGCAGTCCTGCGGCTGACATCCTGAAGAACTTTTACCACACCAAGCGGGTCGGGAACTATCTGATTGGGAGGAAGCTGGGAGAAGGATCGTTTGCCAAAGTTAGAGAAGGTCTCCATGCGTTGACTGGGGAGAAG GTGGCAGTGAAGGTGATCGACAAACGCAAGGCCAAGAAAGACTCATATGTGACCAAAAACCTGCGGAGGGAGGGCCACATCCAGCAGATGATCCGCCACCCAAACATCACACAGCTGCTGGACATcctggagacagaaaacagctaCTACCTGGTGATGGAGCTATGTCCGGGGGGAAACCTCATGAACCGCATCTACGACAAAAAACGCCTGGACGAGCGGGAGACTCAGAAATACATCCGGCAGTTGGTGCTGGCTGTTGAGCACCTGCACAGAGCGGGTGTGGTGcacag GGATCTCAAGATAGAAAACCTCTTGCTGGATGAGCAGGACAACATAAAGCTCATAG ATTTTGGCCTCAGTAACTGCGCCGGCATCTTGGGATACTCAGACCCGTTCAGCACCCAGTGTGGAAGTCCCGCATACGCTGCACCAGAGCTGCTCTCCAGGAAGAAGTACGGGCCAAAGGTGGATGTCTGGTCCAT TGGTGTGAACATGTATGCAATGTTGACCGGGACTCTGCCGTTCACCGTGGAGCCCTTCAGTCTCCGAGCCCTGCACCAGAAGATGGTGGACAAGGAGATGAACCCTCTACCTCCCTCACTCTCCACAG ctgCCATCTGTCTTCTGAAGAAGCTTCTTGAGCCAGATCCCAACAAGCGTCCTAATATCCATCAGGTGATGGCTGATTCCTGGCTACAGCTGGCAAACAAGAATACCGGGGCACCATACCTGAACAG GATCCACATTGAGGAAATAAACCACACAGTGTTGCTACACATGACGGAAAAGATGAGCTACAAGCACAGCGAGGTGCTGAGTGCCGTCCTCACCAACCGCGCCTGCCACACTCTGGCTGTCTACTTCCTCCtcaacaagaaaatgaagagaCTCTCTAAAGAGTACCGG GAGATGcagtttcaagaaaaaaagaaaggcgaAAAGCAGAAGAGCGAATACTTCCAGACACAGTGGAGGAAGCACGTTGACAAGCTCACCATCCCACCCAAGCAGACGCCCGTCTACCTGGCTGTGGCCAAGGGGCCCAGCAAGGAGAAGAAACACAGAACAG GTCTATTGCGTGCCATTACTGGTGGCCATCGTAATTCACCTCTGGCACCACCAGGCACCGTTGCGTCCTCCTCCATGGAATACCTGGAGATCCAGCCTCTTTTTTCCAACACCCCGCAGCAACGGAGGCGCTTGGCCACCCTCCCGCAAGTCAACACGAGCCCAGAACACAACATACCCGCCCCACCGGCACCGTCACCCATCGGCATGCATTCCTTTGGCTCCCTTTCCAAAGCTGAGCAAATCGAAGACACCCCTGCCTCACCATGGTACAAGCTGACCAATGGGACTCTGTCCCCGCCCCGCCACGTCTCTGCCTTCCAACCTGATTCCTCTTACTTGAAGAAAGCCACGATCCCCAGTCCTCCCGTCCTAATCGTCAACCCGCAGCCCAAGAAGAGCATCTCGTCAGACTGGGGCGGTTCCTCTGACACTAGCGGCAGCCCCCCCAGCACTATAGGAAGCCCCCCGGGTAGCTCGGCTTTCAGCCCTCCAAAGTCCGCCTTTAGTCCCCTCAACCCCACCTCGGCGTTCAGTCCTCCCTCCAACAGTGGCAGCAATGACCCTGACAGCCCGACGCACCGCAGCAAATTCCCCTCTATGGGAATCGGTCAGATCTTAAAGAAGAAGGTCCAGCTGCAGCCGTTCTCTTTCCGACCAGAGCAGGTCGTCGAGGAAGTGGTGTCCCCACCTCCCTATCCCATGCAGACTCTCCTCTGCGCTTCAGGTGCACTCAAGACCCTCTGCTGA
- the sod1 gene encoding superoxide dismutase [Cu-Zn] translates to MVLKAVCVLKGAGETTGTVYFEQEDGSTSVKLTGEIKGLTPGEHGFHVHAFGDNTNGCISAGPHFNPHNKNHAGPNDAERHVGDLGNVTAGKDNVAKIDITDKIITLTGPYSIIGRTMVIHEKADDLGKGGNDESLKTGNAGGRLACGVIGIAQ, encoded by the exons ATGGTTTTGAAAGCTGTATGCGTGTTGAAAGGAGCTGGAGAGACCACCGGGACCGTTTATTTTGAGCAGGAG GATGGTTCAACCTCCGTGAAGCTGACTGGAGAAATCAAAGGCCTCACCCCCGGTGAGCATGGCTTCCATGTCCATGCTTTTGGAGACAATACAAACG GGTGCATCAGTGCAGGCCCTCACTTCAATCCCCACAACAAGAATCATGCCGGTCCTAATGATGCGGAGAG GCATGTTGGAGACCTGGGGAATGTGACTGCAGGAAAAGATAATGTTGCAAAGATAGACATCACGGACAAGATAATCACCCTCACTGGCCCGTACTCCATCATTGGCAGAACCATGGTG ATCCATGAGAAAGCTGACGACCTGGGAAAAGGAGGCAATGATGAGAGTCTAAAGACTGGAAATGCTGGTGGACGTCTGGCTTGTGGTGTCATTGGCATCGCCCAGTAA